From a region of the Actinomycetota bacterium genome:
- a CDS encoding DUF1918 domain-containing protein, producing the protein MPKPGDRVVVEGSKVGGGRREGTLVETLGSLIKVRWTDGGETIMAPGAGSVSFLPGSAKAAKHSAVPKKKAAKPAVKAKSAKKN; encoded by the coding sequence ATGCCCAAGCCTGGTGATCGAGTCGTCGTCGAAGGATCGAAGGTCGGGGGCGGCCGGAGGGAAGGCACCTTGGTCGAGACCCTCGGAAGCCTTATCAAGGTTCGCTGGACCGACGGAGGCGAGACGATCATGGCGCCGGGAGCCGGATCGGTCAGCTTCTTGCCGGGATCGGCGAAAGCCGCGAAGCACAGCGCGGTTCCGAAGAAGAAGGCTGCGAAGCCGGCGGTGAAAGCGAAGTCCGCGAAGAAGAACTAG
- the thiI gene encoding tRNA uracil 4-sulfurtransferase ThiI — MPTRPYAIVHYHEIGLKGRNRSLFENILVRNLTTALTGTGAAKPRKLPGRVLIALEPGADRELVAERLSRVFGVANFGLGVGGRLDPDALGEVAWSVVRERDFESFAVRARKAHSVFALSSREINEKVGAYLLERSGKRVNLSEPDLTCHIEIVGDLVIVYADRRKGAGGLPVGSSGKVVALISSGIDSPVAAARMMRRGSRAVFAHFHSQPYTDASSARQVAEIVEILTRHQYATTLYLLPLAPSQKMIAAECPEPLRTLLYRRMMMRMASEVARRESAGALVTGDSLGQVASQTLENLRAVEDAADLPVLRPLVGRDKEEIVDEASMLGTFGVSSAPCQEACVLFEPKRPATKATIEQVRAAESKLDLDAFVTEAIAGAEVRTFRFP; from the coding sequence ATGCCGACCCGTCCCTACGCGATCGTCCACTATCACGAGATCGGCCTCAAGGGCCGCAACCGCTCGCTGTTCGAGAACATCCTCGTGCGCAACCTCACCACCGCCCTGACCGGGACCGGTGCGGCGAAGCCGCGGAAACTTCCGGGTCGGGTCCTGATCGCTCTGGAGCCCGGAGCCGACCGCGAGTTGGTTGCCGAACGGTTGTCGCGGGTCTTCGGCGTGGCGAATTTCGGACTCGGGGTCGGCGGCCGGCTCGACCCGGACGCGCTCGGAGAGGTGGCGTGGTCCGTCGTGCGCGAGCGCGATTTCGAGTCGTTCGCCGTGCGCGCCAGGAAGGCGCACTCCGTTTTCGCCCTCTCGTCCCGTGAGATCAACGAGAAGGTCGGCGCCTATCTCCTCGAACGTAGCGGCAAGCGCGTCAACCTGTCGGAGCCCGATCTGACCTGTCACATCGAGATCGTTGGAGACCTCGTCATCGTGTACGCGGATCGGCGCAAGGGGGCTGGTGGGCTGCCGGTCGGTTCGTCCGGCAAGGTCGTCGCGCTCATCTCGAGCGGCATCGACTCGCCCGTGGCCGCCGCTCGCATGATGCGTCGCGGTTCTCGTGCCGTGTTCGCGCATTTCCATTCGCAGCCGTACACCGACGCCTCGAGCGCGCGTCAGGTTGCCGAGATCGTCGAGATCCTCACGCGCCACCAGTACGCGACGACGCTCTACCTGCTTCCGCTGGCGCCGTCGCAGAAGATGATCGCGGCGGAGTGTCCCGAGCCGCTCCGCACGCTCCTGTACCGCCGCATGATGATGCGCATGGCCTCCGAAGTCGCTCGCAGAGAAAGCGCGGGCGCGCTCGTTACCGGCGACTCGCTGGGACAGGTGGCGTCACAAACGCTCGAGAACCTCCGTGCCGTCGAGGACGCAGCGGATCTCCCGGTCCTCCGTCCGCTCGTCGGGCGCGATAAGGAAGAGATCGTCGACGAGGCCTCGATGCTCGGCACGTTCGGCGTTTCGAGTGCGCCCTGTCAGGAAGCGTGTGTTCTCTTCGAGCCGAAACGGCCTGCGACGAAGGCCACTATCGAGCAGGTGCGCGCCGCCGAAAGCAAGCTCGACCTGGATGCCTTCGTCACCGAGGCGATCGCCGGCGCCGAGGTGCGTACGTTCCGCTTTCCCTGA
- a CDS encoding MarP family serine protease produces the protein MNWIDLVILVSIGLALWSGLARGALLQVFSWGGFFAGLLLGSIIAPPIVNAINPDDVTTKAFLGLGVFLGIAFLFEALVAALGLTVRKRITRIGARKVDRILGGIIGIFFALVGAWFLGSTLKRGPSPTLARAVKDSTVLRAIDEVFPRPPAILAEIGRFLDQSGFPDVFAQLNPSLAPGVEPPPASLANDKEILAAAEGTYKIESVGCGGVVDGSGFPLDPRHVITAAHVVAGTANHRVIDPQGGSIRGVVVFINTDIDIAVIRVSSTPDHILDMTIEPAQRREDGAAIGYPGGGRRRISPARVRARTEARGRDIYNRKLVSRDVYVLSAKVIQGNSGGPFVDEDGVVRGMIFAASADDPNEAYALTATEIDRAYDAAKNRTRAVATGSCAL, from the coding sequence TTGAACTGGATCGATCTCGTCATCCTCGTTTCGATCGGGCTCGCTCTGTGGTCCGGTCTGGCGCGCGGCGCCTTGCTGCAAGTGTTCTCGTGGGGCGGGTTTTTCGCCGGGCTGCTCCTCGGATCGATCATCGCCCCCCCGATCGTCAACGCGATCAACCCCGACGACGTGACCACGAAGGCTTTCCTCGGGCTCGGCGTCTTCCTCGGGATCGCGTTCCTGTTCGAGGCGCTCGTTGCGGCGCTCGGCCTTACGGTCCGCAAGCGGATCACGAGGATCGGAGCGCGCAAGGTGGACCGGATCCTCGGCGGGATCATCGGCATCTTCTTCGCGCTTGTCGGCGCGTGGTTCCTCGGCTCCACGCTCAAGCGGGGGCCCTCGCCGACGCTCGCGCGCGCGGTCAAGGATTCGACCGTCCTGCGAGCGATCGACGAGGTCTTCCCCCGGCCGCCGGCGATCCTCGCCGAGATCGGCCGCTTCCTCGACCAGTCGGGGTTCCCGGACGTTTTCGCGCAGCTGAACCCGTCGCTCGCTCCCGGTGTCGAGCCTCCGCCGGCATCGCTCGCGAACGACAAGGAGATCCTGGCGGCCGCCGAAGGCACCTACAAGATCGAGAGTGTCGGATGCGGCGGCGTCGTCGACGGCAGCGGTTTCCCGCTCGATCCTCGGCACGTCATCACCGCCGCCCACGTGGTGGCCGGCACGGCGAACCATCGGGTGATCGATCCGCAGGGGGGCTCGATCCGCGGTGTCGTCGTCTTCATCAACACGGACATCGATATCGCGGTGATCCGGGTGTCGTCGACCCCCGATCACATCCTCGATATGACCATCGAGCCGGCGCAGCGGCGCGAGGACGGCGCCGCGATCGGATATCCGGGCGGCGGGAGGCGCAGGATCTCGCCGGCCCGGGTTCGGGCGCGTACTGAGGCCCGCGGCCGCGACATCTACAACCGCAAGCTCGTCTCTCGCGATGTATACGTGCTCTCGGCGAAGGTCATCCAGGGGAACTCGGGCGGTCCGTTCGTGGACGAAGACGGCGTCGTCCGCGGGATGATCTTCGCGGCATCGGCCGACGACCCGAACGAGGCGTACGCGCTCACAGCCACCGAGATCGATCGCGCCTACGACGCCGCGAAGAACCGCACCCGTGCCGTTGCCACCGGCAGCTGCGCCCTCTAG
- a CDS encoding maleylpyruvate isomerase family mycothiol-dependent enzyme, which produces MTEPIDALQAETARAQALLAGLSHDDWRRPTRCQPMNVRELAVHAMRGAYRIVEFLGTPVRDAEPEKDAVTYFRYDPVAVGVGVVSRAQEESAARPADADLASEWDTAWKQALESARAAAGDDPVVASPLGTIRLREYLRTRCVEVTIHMMDLADALGREADPSPEGLEAACDVLRGLLGTDLRPLGMVDTRFALVGTGRDELTPAEREMLGPLSGSFPLLQ; this is translated from the coding sequence GTGACCGAGCCGATCGACGCGCTGCAAGCGGAGACCGCGCGCGCGCAGGCGTTGCTCGCCGGGCTGAGCCACGACGACTGGCGACGCCCGACCCGCTGTCAACCGATGAACGTCCGCGAGCTGGCCGTGCACGCGATGCGTGGCGCCTACCGGATCGTCGAGTTCCTCGGGACGCCCGTCCGCGACGCCGAACCCGAGAAGGACGCGGTCACCTACTTCCGATACGACCCGGTCGCGGTCGGCGTAGGGGTCGTGTCCCGGGCGCAGGAAGAGTCGGCCGCGCGCCCCGCCGACGCCGATCTCGCGAGCGAGTGGGACACCGCTTGGAAGCAAGCGCTCGAGTCCGCGCGCGCGGCGGCTGGAGACGACCCCGTCGTCGCCAGCCCGCTCGGCACGATCCGGCTCCGCGAGTATCTCCGTACCCGATGTGTCGAAGTGACGATCCACATGATGGATCTCGCGGATGCGCTCGGGCGCGAGGCCGACCCGTCCCCGGAAGGCCTCGAAGCCGCCTGCGACGTGTTGCGCGGGCTGCTCGGCACCGACCTGCGCCCGCTCGGGATGGTCGACACGCGCTTCGCGCTCGTCGGCACCGGTCGCGACGAGCTCACCCCGGCCGAGCGAGAGATGCTCGGGCCGCTTTCGGGTTCGTTCCCGCTGCTTCAGTAG
- a CDS encoding acyl-CoA dehydrogenase family protein, with the protein MSIVQLTEDQRMIVDAVREFVEREVIPVADEMEHNDEYPEKIVEQMKEMGLFGMMVPEEYGGLGMPLLTYALVIVELARGWMTLSGILNTHTMGTYFIKTFGTEDQKQRFLPKMITGNPRAALLMSEPHAGSDVQAIKTKAVRDGDEYVINGQKMWVTNGLRAGICMTLTKTDPEAKPPYKGMSMFIVEKEPGAERSGGVIVGKNIPKLGYKGVETVELAFDDHRVPAANLLGGEEGQGFIHNMGTIEVGRVNVAARAVGVAQRAFEEAIRYAQGRKTFGKPIAQHQAIEFKLAEMATKIEAAKMLMINSAVRKDAGERTDLEAGMAKLYASEMCLEVCTDAMRIHGGYGYSKEFTVERLFRDAPFFLIGEGTSEIQKRVIGRQLLERYKVEG; encoded by the coding sequence ATGTCCATCGTCCAGCTGACCGAAGACCAGCGCATGATCGTGGATGCCGTCCGCGAGTTCGTGGAGCGGGAGGTCATCCCCGTCGCCGACGAGATGGAGCACAACGACGAATACCCGGAGAAGATCGTCGAGCAGATGAAGGAGATGGGCCTCTTCGGGATGATGGTTCCCGAGGAGTACGGCGGTCTCGGTATGCCGCTGCTCACCTACGCGCTCGTGATCGTCGAGCTCGCCCGCGGCTGGATGACGCTGTCGGGGATCCTCAACACCCACACGATGGGCACGTACTTCATCAAGACGTTCGGGACCGAGGATCAGAAGCAGCGCTTCCTGCCGAAGATGATCACCGGCAATCCGCGGGCCGCCCTGCTCATGAGCGAACCGCACGCGGGCTCGGACGTCCAGGCGATCAAGACCAAGGCCGTGCGCGACGGCGATGAGTACGTGATCAACGGGCAGAAGATGTGGGTCACCAACGGCCTGCGGGCCGGCATCTGCATGACGCTCACGAAAACCGACCCCGAGGCCAAGCCGCCCTACAAGGGCATGTCGATGTTCATCGTCGAGAAAGAGCCCGGCGCCGAGCGCTCCGGCGGCGTCATCGTCGGCAAGAACATCCCGAAGCTCGGCTACAAGGGCGTCGAGACGGTCGAGCTCGCCTTCGACGACCACCGCGTCCCCGCCGCGAATCTCCTCGGCGGCGAGGAGGGCCAAGGATTCATCCACAACATGGGCACGATCGAGGTCGGCCGCGTCAACGTGGCCGCCCGCGCGGTCGGGGTCGCGCAACGCGCGTTCGAGGAAGCGATCCGCTACGCGCAGGGCCGCAAGACCTTCGGCAAGCCGATCGCGCAGCATCAAGCGATCGAGTTCAAGCTCGCGGAGATGGCCACCAAGATCGAGGCCGCGAAGATGCTGATGATCAACTCTGCGGTCCGTAAGGACGCCGGCGAGCGAACCGACCTCGAAGCCGGCATGGCCAAGCTCTACGCGTCGGAGATGTGCTTGGAGGTTTGCACCGACGCGATGCGCATCCACGGCGGCTACGGCTACTCGAAGGAGTTCACCGTCGAGCGGCTGTTCCGCGACGCGCCGTTCTTCCTGATCGGGGAGGGGACGAGCGAGATCCAGAAGCGCGTCATCGGACGCCAGCTCCTCGAGCGGTACAAGGTCGAAGGCTAG
- a CDS encoding CoA ester lyase yields the protein MRARRSCLSVPGSSPKMLAKAAGLPADEVFFDLEDSVAPLEKEAARGNVIQALKENEYKAPTKVLRVNGVYTKWCAGDLQEVVEAVGEHLDAIMIPKVETVSDVKFVSNMLRMIEDNLGFTKRLGIEVQIETALGLLNLRDIAASDDRIEDLILGPADMSASLGLPTVTAGEPIPGYENLDHFHYVLTHINIAARANNLQAIGGPYLLIRDLDGFRAAAMRERALGYDGKWALHPDQIKILNEVFAPTQDEFDKAEAVLEHYKHVTEVERKGAVMFGKEMIDEASRKMAEQFAARGRAAGMERVKGVEEFLKGD from the coding sequence GTGAGAGCCCGCCGATCCTGCCTTTCCGTCCCCGGTTCGAGCCCCAAGATGCTCGCGAAGGCCGCCGGCCTGCCCGCCGACGAAGTGTTCTTCGACCTCGAGGACTCGGTGGCCCCGCTAGAGAAGGAAGCGGCTCGCGGCAACGTGATCCAGGCTTTGAAGGAGAACGAGTACAAGGCGCCGACCAAGGTGCTTCGCGTCAACGGCGTCTACACGAAGTGGTGCGCCGGGGATCTCCAGGAGGTCGTGGAAGCGGTCGGCGAGCACCTCGACGCGATCATGATCCCCAAGGTCGAGACGGTCTCCGACGTGAAGTTCGTGTCGAACATGCTCCGGATGATCGAAGACAACCTGGGTTTCACCAAACGGCTCGGGATCGAGGTCCAGATCGAAACCGCGCTCGGCCTGTTGAACCTTCGCGACATCGCGGCGAGCGACGATCGGATCGAGGACCTGATCCTCGGCCCGGCCGACATGAGCGCATCACTCGGGCTGCCGACCGTCACCGCCGGCGAGCCGATCCCCGGCTACGAGAACCTCGACCACTTCCATTACGTGCTCACGCACATCAACATCGCCGCGCGCGCCAACAACCTCCAGGCGATCGGCGGGCCGTACCTGCTGATCCGCGACCTGGACGGCTTCCGCGCCGCCGCGATGCGGGAACGCGCGCTCGGCTACGACGGCAAGTGGGCGCTGCACCCCGACCAGATCAAGATCTTGAACGAGGTTTTCGCCCCCACGCAGGACGAGTTCGACAAGGCGGAGGCCGTCCTCGAGCACTACAAGCACGTGACCGAGGTCGAGCGCAAAGGCGCCGTCATGTTCGGCAAAGAGATGATCGACGAAGCCTCCCGCAAGATGGCCGAGCAGTTCGCCGCGCGCGGACGCGCCGCCGGGATGGAGCGCGTCAAGGGCGTCGAAGAGTTCCTGAAGGGGGACTAA
- a CDS encoding LysR family transcriptional regulator, whose amino-acid sequence MNLEDLVAVRAIIAAGTFTAAARELRVAQPALSRRISRLEDELGGRLFERLPRHAAPTALGESVAAAAGRMIAELDRAREDAVAIAQGAAGRIRMSSLAGGIPALARGIVRFQDRNQAVLLEVTALDADDAVRALREHRVDLATLPGSAVGEGMTSRTLGRWRVNAVVSRGHRFARRRSISVTELAGEPLLMLAPEFMVARHVLNLATRTGLRLQIRLSNATPEAVLSLARRGWGVGVLPDTVRVPADVVAVPLARAGTREDFDYVIAWLADPSPSQAVLELAETLVRETAAFRS is encoded by the coding sequence ATGAACCTCGAGGACCTCGTGGCCGTGCGGGCGATCATCGCGGCGGGAACCTTCACCGCGGCTGCGCGCGAGCTCCGCGTCGCCCAGCCGGCGCTCTCCCGGCGGATCTCCCGGCTCGAGGACGAGCTCGGCGGAAGGCTCTTCGAGCGGCTCCCCCGCCACGCGGCTCCCACCGCCCTCGGGGAATCCGTCGCCGCGGCCGCCGGCCGGATGATCGCCGAGCTGGACCGGGCCCGGGAGGACGCGGTGGCGATCGCCCAAGGCGCCGCCGGCCGGATCAGGATGTCGAGCCTCGCCGGCGGGATCCCGGCGCTGGCCCGCGGGATCGTACGATTCCAGGATCGCAACCAGGCAGTGTTGCTCGAGGTGACGGCACTTGATGCCGACGACGCCGTCCGCGCCCTGCGCGAGCACCGGGTGGATCTGGCGACCTTGCCGGGCTCGGCGGTCGGGGAAGGGATGACGTCCCGGACGCTCGGGCGCTGGCGCGTGAACGCCGTCGTGAGCCGCGGGCACCGTTTCGCGCGGCGGCGGTCGATCTCGGTGACGGAGCTGGCCGGCGAGCCGCTCCTGATGCTTGCCCCCGAGTTCATGGTCGCCCGGCACGTCCTGAATCTCGCCACCCGAACGGGGCTGCGCCTCCAGATCCGGCTCAGCAACGCGACGCCCGAGGCGGTGCTGTCCCTGGCGCGCCGCGGCTGGGGCGTCGGGGTCCTCCCAGACACGGTGCGCGTTCCCGCCGACGTCGTCGCCGTGCCCCTCGCTCGTGCCGGAACGCGCGAGGACTTCGATTACGTGATCGCGTGGCTCGCTGATCCATCCCCGTCGCAGGCGGTCCTGGAGCTCGCCGAGACCT